Proteins encoded by one window of Winogradskyella sp. PG-2:
- a CDS encoding TlpA family protein disulfide reductase, whose amino-acid sequence MKKLIFTLCLGLFSLFSNAQEKLPIIDLTSIDGKTVALSDAINKDGVTIISLWATWCVPCLKELDAINDLYVDWQDETNVELLAVSVDDSRTVKRVKSMVNGKDWDYMVLLDPNSDLKRALNASSIPLTILVKDGEIVYEHSGYSPGAEYELYEKIKELSK is encoded by the coding sequence ATGAAAAAGCTTATTTTTACCTTATGTCTGGGCTTATTTAGTCTTTTTTCTAATGCCCAAGAAAAACTTCCTATCATTGATTTAACTTCTATAGACGGAAAAACAGTAGCTCTTAGTGATGCTATAAATAAAGATGGTGTCACTATTATTTCGCTTTGGGCAACTTGGTGTGTTCCATGTCTTAAAGAATTAGATGCTATTAATGATCTATACGTAGATTGGCAAGACGAAACTAATGTAGAACTTTTAGCCGTTTCTGTAGATGATAGTAGAACTGTAAAACGAGTAAAATCTATGGTAAATGGAAAAGATTGGGATTACATGGTATTATTAGATCCAAACAGCGACCTTAAACGTGCACTTAATGCATCGAGTATTCCACTTACAATTTTAGTCAAGGATGGAGAAATTGTATATGAGCACTCAGGTTACAGTCCTGGTGCAGAATATGAACTTTACGAAAAGATAAAGGAATTATCTAAATAA
- a CDS encoding Omp28-related outer membrane protein gives MIKKKMPKLLLLVIMLNMACSKTEENVPLTTPTAEITVDKLVRKASLVNQNIPFQIINEVGEDVTSLATFYVNGEPVDGSSFSSDAIGNFDVYGVYMQDGVEITTNTETFSVIIPKQKIVVEDYTGTWCGFCPRVSGALYSLQEETDDITIVAIHETANSFPDPMHFDQVQLLKDAYGVEGFPAARINRSVNWQQPHANSDVTSIAGVDTNLAIALNSELTDNELLVQVNVVYAEGSVLGDKLVVYLLENEIIYDQVNYYNQDTTSEFYNMGDPIPDFEHNEVLRNSLSGVLGDPIPVTEALNEYVTSFTINIPSDYNTEKLSVVAMVVDQDNTAKNSQHASINVDKAYE, from the coding sequence ATGATTAAAAAAAAAATGCCAAAGTTATTACTTCTTGTAATAATGTTAAATATGGCCTGTAGTAAAACTGAGGAGAATGTTCCGTTAACAACGCCTACAGCAGAGATAACTGTGGATAAGCTGGTGCGTAAGGCATCATTAGTTAATCAAAATATTCCTTTTCAAATTATTAATGAGGTTGGTGAAGATGTAACGTCTTTAGCTACTTTTTACGTTAATGGTGAACCAGTTGATGGGTCATCTTTTTCGTCTGATGCTATTGGCAATTTTGATGTTTACGGGGTTTACATGCAAGATGGAGTTGAGATCACAACCAATACCGAAACATTTAGTGTTATTATTCCGAAGCAAAAAATTGTCGTTGAAGATTACACAGGAACATGGTGTGGCTTTTGTCCTCGTGTCTCTGGAGCGCTATATTCTTTGCAAGAAGAAACAGATGATATAACGATTGTTGCTATTCATGAAACAGCGAATAGTTTTCCGGATCCAATGCATTTTGATCAAGTTCAATTATTGAAAGATGCTTATGGTGTAGAAGGTTTTCCAGCGGCAAGAATAAACAGATCGGTAAATTGGCAACAACCACATGCCAATAGTGATGTAACAAGTATTGCTGGTGTTGACACTAATTTAGCTATTGCTTTGAATTCTGAATTAACCGATAACGAATTATTAGTTCAGGTCAATGTTGTATATGCAGAAGGTTCTGTGCTAGGTGATAAGCTAGTAGTTTATTTATTAGAGAACGAAATCATTTACGATCAGGTGAATTATTATAATCAAGACACAACAAGTGAGTTTTATAATATGGGTGATCCTATACCAGATTTTGAACATAATGAAGTTCTTAGAAATTCTTTATCGGGTGTTTTAGGTGATCCAATTCCGGTTACTGAAGCTTTAAATGAATATGTAACATCATTTACTATAAATATACCTTCAGATTATAACACAGAAAAATTAAGTGTAGTTGCTATGGTTGTAGATCAAGATAATACGGCAAAGAACTCACAACATGCAAGCATTAATGTAGATAAAGCTTACGAGTAA
- a CDS encoding T9SS type A sorting domain-containing protein: MKKYYFYILFILPVFLVAQVIPITSTETLDLSVYGETVSYAGEEEYQIFLSVDNILDKPIIVVDGFDPGDTRDIPGLYSLLNFTDTSGTQNLADIVRAEGFDVVILNFPTYLRAADGATIDGGSDFIDRNAMILVELLDIINTAKAPNSPDQNVIIGPSMGGIIARYALNYMESESALNADTRLYISFDSPHHGANVPIGLQHQLNYLAFNDTNAVTEVQPLIEGLLKSSAARQLLIDHFEPHLLGSSIVDFDPTLTLPEEHPFRTTFESRINSFTSTGFPGNVRNVAIINGSGIGNPYLAKDGVTPVTNGFSVLDTTLPVDVPTPLGDITINVELEINFTPAAGTPLQVSRFFAPIPIFPDVLSTASSGTTNFDGVDAAPGGLFDISALTGDIGIGGGIGADFLAALQIDKFNFIPSISALALEITDEANDDNIDWHHDIDIASRGTTNNTPFVNTFLPDDNEPHVQLTEENVAFALSKILTPPLSIPDEAILKIQLEKNPVQNQLVLLSNSSSVSHLSITDITGKLVYNNIITLDTRTIIPVNLNSGFYLLHISDGKHQSFTTKLVFRN; the protein is encoded by the coding sequence TTGAAGAAATATTACTTTTATATTTTATTTATCTTACCTGTGTTTTTAGTAGCACAAGTCATACCAATTACTTCAACCGAAACATTAGATCTTTCAGTGTACGGCGAAACAGTATCTTATGCTGGTGAAGAAGAATATCAAATTTTTTTAAGCGTAGATAACATCTTGGATAAACCAATCATAGTTGTAGATGGTTTTGATCCAGGTGACACAAGAGATATTCCAGGATTATACAGTTTACTTAATTTTACAGATACTTCAGGAACTCAAAATTTAGCTGATATAGTAAGAGCAGAAGGTTTTGATGTGGTAATATTAAATTTCCCAACTTACTTAAGAGCTGCAGATGGAGCTACAATTGATGGTGGCTCAGATTTTATTGATCGTAATGCTATGATTTTAGTAGAATTGCTAGACATCATTAATACAGCAAAAGCACCTAACAGTCCTGATCAAAATGTTATTATAGGCCCAAGTATGGGTGGTATAATTGCACGTTATGCATTAAATTACATGGAGTCTGAAAGTGCACTAAATGCAGATACACGATTATATATTTCATTTGATTCACCTCATCATGGCGCTAATGTACCTATTGGATTACAACATCAATTAAACTATTTAGCATTTAATGATACAAACGCAGTTACCGAAGTTCAGCCACTAATTGAAGGATTATTAAAATCTTCAGCTGCAAGACAACTCTTAATTGATCATTTTGAGCCACATCTCTTAGGCAGCAGTATAGTTGATTTTGATCCTACATTAACATTACCTGAAGAACATCCGTTTAGGACCACATTTGAATCAAGAATCAATAGTTTTACATCGACAGGCTTTCCTGGAAATGTTAGAAATGTCGCAATTATTAATGGTAGTGGTATAGGGAATCCTTATTTAGCAAAAGATGGAGTAACACCTGTAACTAATGGATTTTCAGTTCTAGATACCACACTACCTGTAGATGTACCTACTCCGTTAGGAGATATTACTATAAATGTAGAATTAGAGATTAATTTCACACCAGCTGCTGGCACACCTCTCCAAGTAAGTCGTTTCTTTGCACCTATTCCTATTTTTCCAGATGTATTGTCAACAGCAAGTTCTGGAACAACAAATTTTGATGGTGTTGACGCAGCACCTGGTGGATTATTTGATATATCTGCTCTTACTGGAGATATTGGTATAGGTGGTGGTATTGGAGCAGACTTTTTAGCTGCTTTACAGATTGATAAATTTAATTTTATTCCTTCTATAAGTGCTTTAGCTCTAGAAATTACAGATGAAGCAAATGATGATAACATCGATTGGCATCATGATATTGATATTGCTAGTCGAGGCACAACAAACAACACACCTTTTGTTAATACGTTTTTACCTGATGATAATGAACCACATGTACAATTAACAGAAGAGAATGTTGCATTTGCACTATCTAAGATTCTAACACCACCTTTAAGTATTCCAGATGAAGCCATACTTAAAATTCAATTGGAAAAAAATCCTGTACAAAACCAACTGGTTTTACTATCAAATTCCAGTAGTGTATCTCATTTAAGTATTACAGATATCACAGGGAAATTAGTTTACAATAATATAATTACCCTTGATACCAGAACAATAATTCCCGTGAATTTGAATTCTGGATTTTACTTACTCCATATTTCAGATGGAAAACATCAAAGTTTTACAACTAAATTAGTTTTTAGAAATTAA
- the pruA gene encoding L-glutamate gamma-semialdehyde dehydrogenase, producing MGKGFFNVPVAVNEPVKSYAPGSPERKAVQDTYKAMFNSKVEVPLYINGKDVKTGNTRTMSPPHDHQHIVGEYHLAEQKHVDEAIATALEARKSWSQMPWEQRAGIFLKAAELIAGPYRAKINAATMISQSKTVHQAEIDAACEFIDFLRFNVQFMTDIYMEQPESTSDAWNRVEYRPLEGFTYAVTPFNFTAIAGNLPACMALMGNVVVWKPSDSQVYSAKVIMDVFEEAGVPAGVINVVFGDPVMITNTVMASPDFSGLHFTGSTYIFKELWKQIGNNIHNYKTYPRIVGETGGKDFIVAHKSANAKQVATAIARGAFEFQGQKCSAASRAYVPKGIWSDVKKYLLEDIASFKMGSPEDMSNFITAVIHEGSFDKLAKYIDQAKSDNDAEIIAGGGYDKSKGYFIEPTVIVTSSAKYTTMCTELFGPVITIYVYEDDAYSETLKLVDETSEYALTGAILSTDRYAVEEATKALQNSAGNFYINDKPTGAVVGQQPFGGARASGTNDKAGSAQNLLRWVSPRLIKETFVTPTDYRYPFLG from the coding sequence ATGGGAAAAGGATTCTTTAATGTCCCTGTTGCAGTCAATGAGCCTGTGAAGTCTTACGCACCTGGTTCTCCAGAACGCAAAGCAGTACAAGATACTTACAAAGCAATGTTTAATAGCAAAGTTGAAGTCCCTTTATACATTAACGGAAAAGATGTAAAAACTGGAAACACCAGAACTATGTCTCCTCCACACGACCATCAACATATTGTAGGTGAATATCATCTAGCGGAGCAAAAACACGTAGATGAAGCAATTGCAACAGCATTAGAAGCGCGTAAATCTTGGTCACAAATGCCATGGGAACAACGTGCTGGTATTTTCTTAAAAGCGGCTGAATTAATTGCTGGCCCATACCGAGCTAAGATTAATGCAGCAACGATGATTTCACAATCTAAAACAGTACATCAAGCTGAAATTGATGCTGCCTGTGAGTTTATAGATTTCTTACGTTTTAATGTTCAGTTTATGACTGACATCTATATGGAACAACCTGAAAGCACAAGTGATGCATGGAACAGAGTTGAATATAGACCTCTTGAAGGTTTTACTTATGCTGTAACACCATTTAACTTTACCGCTATTGCCGGAAATTTACCTGCATGTATGGCATTAATGGGTAATGTTGTCGTTTGGAAACCCAGCGATAGTCAAGTCTATTCTGCTAAAGTTATTATGGATGTATTTGAAGAAGCCGGTGTACCAGCAGGAGTAATAAATGTTGTATTTGGTGATCCTGTAATGATTACAAACACGGTTATGGCAAGTCCAGATTTTTCAGGCTTGCATTTCACAGGTTCTACATACATCTTCAAAGAATTATGGAAACAGATTGGTAACAATATCCATAACTACAAAACTTACCCAAGAATTGTAGGTGAAACTGGTGGAAAGGATTTTATTGTTGCTCACAAATCTGCTAACGCTAAGCAAGTAGCAACAGCGATTGCACGTGGTGCTTTTGAATTTCAAGGTCAAAAATGTAGTGCAGCTTCAAGAGCTTATGTTCCTAAAGGAATTTGGAGTGATGTTAAAAAATACTTATTAGAAGATATCGCTTCATTTAAAATGGGTTCTCCAGAAGATATGAGCAACTTTATAACTGCTGTTATTCATGAAGGGTCTTTTGATAAATTAGCAAAATATATAGACCAAGCTAAGAGTGATAATGATGCTGAAATTATTGCTGGTGGTGGTTATGATAAATCTAAAGGTTATTTTATTGAACCAACAGTTATTGTTACATCTAGCGCAAAATACACAACCATGTGTACTGAGCTATTTGGTCCTGTAATTACTATCTATGTATATGAAGATGATGCGTATTCAGAAACTTTAAAATTAGTTGATGAGACTAGTGAATATGCCTTAACAGGTGCTATTTTATCTACAGATCGTTACGCTGTTGAAGAAGCTACCAAAGCTTTACAAAATTCTGCAGGTAACTTCTATATCAATGATAAACCAACTGGTGCTGTAGTTGGCCAACAACCATTTGGTGGAGCTAGAGCTTCTGGTACAAACGATAAAGCTGGTAGTGCTCAAAACTTATTGCGTTGGGTGTCACCAAGATTAATAAAGGAGACATTCGTTACACCTACAGATTACAGATATCCTTTTTTAGGATAA
- a CDS encoding DUF6695 family protein has protein sequence MSKNDAFILTLAYPETIVSHAEEWYSKFLRFLFVGSKKHVRAGHAALVLINKKTGVLEYHDFGRYITSSPNGRVRGRETDFELNFPIKAEIEKDKIQNLDDILKFLATHPKLTHGDGHLYASVCNRVNYDLARTHITEMQHHDFIRYAAFIEIACNCARFVTDALIASATHSNIRKRLKNSKWFTPSTIGNVIIADTENFVYVVSEVGEINEFDSTVSRENRRLFLDTLKGYNPSLVGTLKPKHNEVKAEHAQWLSGIAAGAWFEIYDLDSKTEYRFKRVSPYGNIDCDGIYKLNTEGFDINLEYQFIHYSNCAFFHIEQGSTQYKFDFIKNYES, from the coding sequence ATGTCCAAAAATGATGCTTTTATTCTAACGCTTGCCTATCCTGAAACTATTGTATCTCATGCAGAAGAATGGTATTCTAAGTTTCTGCGTTTTTTATTTGTGGGCAGTAAGAAGCATGTTAGAGCTGGTCATGCAGCATTAGTATTAATAAATAAGAAAACAGGTGTTTTAGAATATCACGATTTCGGAAGGTATATTACATCATCTCCTAATGGACGTGTAAGAGGAAGGGAAACAGATTTTGAGTTAAACTTTCCTATTAAAGCAGAAATCGAAAAAGACAAAATTCAAAATTTAGATGATATTTTAAAGTTTTTAGCAACGCATCCAAAGTTGACTCATGGTGATGGTCATCTATACGCGTCAGTTTGTAATCGTGTGAATTATGATTTAGCACGAACTCATATTACTGAAATGCAACATCACGATTTTATTAGATATGCGGCATTTATTGAGATTGCTTGCAATTGTGCTCGGTTTGTGACAGATGCGTTGATTGCTTCAGCAACCCATTCAAATATTAGAAAGCGTTTAAAAAACTCTAAATGGTTTACTCCAAGTACTATTGGTAATGTCATTATTGCTGATACAGAAAACTTTGTTTATGTAGTTTCAGAGGTAGGAGAAATTAACGAATTTGATTCTACTGTAAGTAGAGAGAATAGACGCTTGTTTTTAGATACACTTAAAGGTTATAACCCAAGTTTAGTTGGTACACTTAAGCCAAAACATAATGAGGTGAAAGCTGAACATGCACAATGGCTATCTGGTATTGCTGCAGGTGCTTGGTTTGAAATTTATGATTTAGATAGTAAAACAGAATACAGATTTAAGCGTGTTTCACCATATGGTAATATTGATTGCGATGGAATTTATAAATTAAATACAGAAGGTTTTGATATTAATTTAGAATACCAATTTATTCATTATTCAAATTGTGCATTCTTTCACATAGAACAAGGTTCTACACAATACAAATTTGATTTTATAAAAAATTATGAATCTTAG
- the apaG gene encoding Co2+/Mg2+ efflux protein ApaG, with translation MVQQVTSGIKISVETNFEGTFYKNYKVHFAFGYKVTIENQSKDSVQLNTRHWKILDALNNEEIIEGEGVIGKKPVLKPGESHTYNSGCLLTSPFGAMRGHYNMVNFTKANKFKVYIPTFKLSAPFALN, from the coding sequence ATGGTACAACAAGTTACAAGCGGAATTAAGATTTCTGTGGAAACCAATTTTGAAGGTACATTTTATAAGAACTATAAAGTGCACTTCGCCTTTGGTTATAAAGTAACTATTGAGAACCAGAGTAAAGATTCTGTTCAACTTAATACAAGACACTGGAAAATTCTTGATGCTCTCAACAATGAAGAAATAATTGAAGGAGAAGGTGTTATTGGTAAAAAGCCAGTTTTAAAACCTGGTGAGTCTCACACTTATAATTCCGGCTGTCTATTAACTTCACCATTTGGAGCTATGCGTGGCCATTATAACATGGTCAATTTCACCAAAGCTAATAAGTTTAAGGTTTATATCCCTACCTTTAAATTAAGTGCTCCTTTTGCGCTTAACTAA
- a CDS encoding pyridoxal phosphate-dependent decarboxylase family protein has protein sequence MQNDIALFSELCDTLFEAELSRPVAKPIATSELYQKLDLSLNSEGLIDDDLKTILKDIIKSTPKTASKSFFNQLFGGRISKATLGDLLAVMFNNSMYTYKVAGPQVGIEKQVLRNICRLASYSEDSDGTIAPGGSMSNMMALIMARDHKNESIRAKGLSKAMTAYTSKESHYSISKNAALTGIGRNNVRMVDTNDKGEILSEHLDELILKDIDAGFEPFFVNATAGTTVLGAFDNNEDVSKVCKKHNLWLHVDGAYCGGVIFSEKHKHLIKGLEHSNSFSINAHKMLGTPLSCSIIVTQNKTQLHHSFSNEADYLYQTDGDDFNLGKTSLQCGRRNDALKIWTLWKSVGTKGLEQIVNKQFEMAQVARDYINNHKDYTLYSFEDSISVCFNYKGIPANELCTALYENSELMVGFGKFQNNEFVRMVTINTILEKEDILAFFMSLEAFVSKYMLKLSAS, from the coding sequence ATGCAAAATGATATTGCCCTTTTTTCTGAATTATGCGACACACTTTTTGAAGCAGAATTGAGTCGACCCGTTGCAAAACCTATTGCTACATCAGAATTATATCAAAAATTAGATTTATCACTAAATAGTGAAGGACTCATAGATGATGACTTAAAGACTATTTTAAAAGACATCATAAAAAGCACTCCAAAAACAGCTTCAAAATCGTTTTTTAATCAACTTTTTGGAGGAAGAATCAGCAAAGCAACACTTGGTGATTTATTAGCTGTTATGTTTAATAATAGTATGTATACCTACAAGGTAGCTGGCCCACAAGTAGGTATTGAAAAACAAGTACTTAGAAACATTTGTAGGCTTGCTAGTTATTCTGAAGATAGCGATGGCACAATAGCTCCAGGTGGTTCAATGAGTAATATGATGGCTCTAATTATGGCAAGAGATCATAAAAACGAATCCATTAGAGCAAAAGGTCTTTCTAAGGCGATGACTGCTTACACCTCAAAGGAATCACACTACTCAATTTCTAAAAATGCAGCACTAACTGGGATTGGTAGAAATAATGTGAGAATGGTAGATACAAATGATAAAGGAGAAATATTATCAGAACATTTAGACGAATTAATTCTAAAAGATATTGATGCTGGTTTTGAACCTTTCTTTGTAAACGCAACAGCTGGTACAACAGTACTTGGTGCTTTTGATAACAACGAAGACGTAAGCAAGGTTTGTAAAAAACATAATCTATGGCTGCATGTAGATGGAGCGTATTGTGGTGGAGTAATTTTCAGTGAAAAACATAAACACTTAATTAAAGGCTTAGAACATTCAAATTCATTTAGCATCAATGCTCATAAAATGTTGGGCACGCCATTAAGTTGCTCAATAATTGTAACGCAAAATAAGACACAACTTCATCATTCATTTTCTAACGAAGCCGATTATTTATACCAGACCGATGGTGATGATTTTAACTTAGGAAAAACCTCATTACAATGTGGACGACGTAATGATGCTTTAAAAATATGGACACTTTGGAAATCAGTTGGTACAAAAGGACTGGAACAAATTGTCAACAAGCAGTTCGAAATGGCACAAGTTGCAAGGGATTATATAAATAATCACAAAGACTATACACTATACAGTTTTGAAGATTCGATATCTGTATGCTTTAATTATAAAGGTATACCAGCAAATGAATTATGCACAGCACTTTATGAAAATTCTGAACTCATGGTTGGTTTTGGTAAATTCCAAAATAATGAATTTGTACGTATGGTGACTATAAACACTATTTTAGAAAAAGAAGATATTTTAGCCTTTTTTATGTCTTTAGAAGCCTTTGTTTCTAAATATATGTTAAAATTATCTGCTTCTTAA
- a CDS encoding DUF5103 domain-containing protein, which produces MKKSLYTLSLLIVPVFLIAQANEVSPPDFIKTITFKSNTTQGQLPILKLGEQLQLEFDALTGDEEDFYYVIEHFNFDWTPSTLVKSEYLKGLDNQRILTYENSFNTYQIYSHYDLRIPNLQTRGLLKSGNYMISIYDDYDELMFSRKFMIYEDLVNVGARVKRSRDVKAIAEKQSVDIVISTKRINFNNPLETIKTAIIQNNNLNTAITDLKPQYTLGNELIYRYDTESAFWGGNEYIFFENKDVRAANVGVQFIDLKELYHNYLYTNISRKDRPYTYNPDINGNFQITAIDRSNVDVEADYTIIHFSLLHDEFKDKDVHIYGNFNAFAIEDFTKMQYNSESGRYECILRLKQGFYNYKHVAVDKSTKELDEGAISGNFWQTENNYKVLVYYRDLGARFDRLIGYGDASSVNISN; this is translated from the coding sequence ATGAAAAAGAGCCTTTACACCTTATCACTTCTAATAGTGCCAGTATTTTTAATAGCCCAAGCTAATGAAGTTAGTCCTCCAGATTTTATAAAAACGATTACGTTTAAAAGTAACACAACTCAAGGACAGCTGCCTATATTAAAACTAGGTGAGCAACTTCAATTAGAATTCGATGCACTTACTGGTGACGAAGAAGATTTCTATTACGTCATAGAACATTTTAATTTTGATTGGACACCATCTACTTTAGTGAAATCTGAATATTTAAAAGGTTTGGATAATCAAAGAATTTTAACTTATGAAAATTCGTTTAACACATATCAAATTTATTCTCATTACGATTTAAGAATTCCAAACTTACAGACTCGAGGCCTATTAAAAAGTGGTAACTATATGATTTCAATTTATGATGATTATGATGAACTGATGTTCAGTAGAAAATTTATGATTTATGAAGATTTAGTTAATGTTGGAGCTCGAGTAAAGCGTTCTAGAGATGTCAAAGCAATTGCTGAAAAGCAATCTGTAGACATCGTCATTTCTACCAAAAGGATTAATTTTAATAACCCTTTAGAAACCATTAAAACTGCAATCATACAAAACAATAACCTCAATACTGCCATTACAGACTTAAAACCGCAATACACTTTAGGTAATGAACTTATATACCGATATGATACTGAATCGGCATTTTGGGGCGGAAATGAATACATCTTTTTTGAAAACAAGGATGTTAGAGCTGCAAATGTTGGAGTTCAATTTATAGATTTAAAAGAACTTTATCATAATTATTTATATACCAATATTTCTAGAAAAGATAGGCCTTACACCTATAATCCAGACATCAACGGAAACTTTCAAATTACTGCTATTGATAGATCAAATGTCGATGTAGAAGCAGATTATACAATAATTCACTTTTCTCTATTACATGATGAGTTTAAAGATAAAGATGTACATATATATGGCAACTTCAATGCATTTGCTATTGAAGATTTTACAAAAATGCAATATAATTCTGAAAGTGGTCGATACGAATGTATATTAAGATTAAAGCAAGGGTTTTATAATTACAAACATGTAGCTGTAGACAAATCAACCAAAGAATTAGATGAAGGTGCTATAAGTGGTAATTTTTGGCAAACTGAAAATAATTACAAAGTCCTAGTTTATTACAGAGATTTGGGTGCTAGATTCGATCGTCTTATTGGATATGGCGATGCATCTTCTGTCAATATTTCAAATTAA